From Tepidisphaeraceae bacterium, a single genomic window includes:
- a CDS encoding thioredoxin family protein has product MRLLTIKEVPAFVAAKPAAVLHFDAEWDIAYRPQVRKSMVDAEAALGDQANFAEVDCDANVELARSIPVRSVPLVAYYRHGKLVAAIIGADQNVRERLERLLRGEKID; this is encoded by the coding sequence ATGCGGTTACTGACGATCAAAGAGGTTCCGGCATTCGTTGCGGCAAAGCCGGCAGCTGTGCTGCACTTTGATGCAGAGTGGGATATCGCGTATCGCCCGCAGGTCCGGAAGTCGATGGTCGACGCGGAAGCGGCCCTGGGCGACCAAGCGAACTTCGCGGAGGTCGACTGTGACGCCAACGTTGAGCTGGCGAGGTCGATTCCGGTGCGCAGCGTCCCGCTCGTCGCCTACTACCGCCACGGCAAGCTCGTGGCGGCAATCATCGGCGCCGATCAGAACGTGCGCGAGCGGCTCGAGCGCCTGCTGCGCGGCGAGAAGATCGACTGA
- the katG gene encoding catalase/peroxidase HPI, producing the protein MSSEAKCPFNHAAPNPAGTTNREWWPKALRVEILHQHSNKSDPMDAGFDYAKEFNSLDLSAVKADLTKLMTESQDWWPADFGHYGGLFIRMAWHSAGTYRTTDGRGGGGRGQQRFAPLNSWPDNVNLDKARRLLWPIKQKYGRKISWADLMILTGNVALESMGFKTFGFAGGRADTWEPDQDVYWGSETKWLGADVRYANGSPGVDKPGGVVQSDDSPQAPMHSRVLEKPLGAAHMGLIYVNPEGPDGTPDPAKSAHDIRETFGRMAMNDEETVALIAGGHTFGKTHGAAPTTHLDNEVEAAGLESQAFGWRNSHGSGRGAHTITSGLEVTWTKNPTQWSNNYFENLFGFEWELTKSPAGAHQWVAKTTEEIIPDAFDPAKKHKPTMLTTDLALRVDPAYEKISRRFLENPDQFADAFARAWFKLTHRDMGPKARYLGPEVPQEDLIWQDPLPAVDHQPIDDIDAAALKKQILASGLTIPQLVSTAWASASTFRGSDMRGGANGARIRLSPQKDWAVNQPAQLAKVLKTLEGVQKWFNGSATGGKRVSLADLIVLGGNAAVEQAAKDAGPDVTVPFTPGRTDATQDQTEVKSFDDLEPAADGFRNYLSKKATLPAEHLLIDRAQLLTLTAPELTALVGGLRVLNANEGQSQHGVFTKTPGRLTNDFFVNLLDMGTDWKPTTADSALFEGRDRETGAIKWTATRVDLAFGADSRLRALAEVYASADSGKKFTADFVSAWTKVMNLDRFDVKQ; encoded by the coding sequence ATGTCCAGTGAAGCCAAGTGTCCGTTCAATCATGCCGCCCCGAATCCCGCAGGCACCACCAATCGCGAGTGGTGGCCGAAGGCGTTGCGGGTGGAGATTCTGCATCAGCATTCGAACAAGTCGGACCCGATGGATGCGGGCTTCGATTATGCGAAGGAGTTTAACAGCCTGGATCTGTCGGCCGTGAAGGCGGATTTGACGAAGTTGATGACGGAGTCGCAGGACTGGTGGCCGGCGGACTTCGGGCATTACGGTGGGCTGTTCATCCGCATGGCGTGGCACAGCGCCGGCACGTACCGCACGACCGATGGGCGTGGGGGTGGCGGGCGCGGGCAGCAGCGCTTTGCGCCGCTGAACAGCTGGCCGGACAACGTGAACCTCGACAAGGCGCGGCGGTTGCTGTGGCCGATCAAGCAGAAGTACGGCAGGAAGATCAGCTGGGCGGATCTGATGATCCTGACCGGCAACGTGGCGCTGGAGTCGATGGGCTTCAAGACCTTCGGCTTCGCCGGCGGGCGGGCGGATACGTGGGAGCCGGATCAGGATGTCTACTGGGGCTCGGAGACCAAGTGGCTGGGCGCGGACGTGCGCTACGCCAATGGCTCGCCCGGCGTGGACAAGCCGGGCGGCGTGGTGCAGTCGGACGATAGCCCGCAGGCGCCGATGCACAGCAGGGTGCTGGAGAAGCCGCTGGGCGCGGCCCACATGGGGCTGATCTACGTGAACCCTGAAGGCCCCGACGGCACGCCCGACCCGGCGAAGAGCGCCCATGACATTCGCGAGACGTTCGGCAGGATGGCGATGAACGACGAGGAGACGGTCGCGCTGATCGCCGGCGGGCACACGTTCGGCAAGACGCACGGCGCGGCGCCGACGACGCATCTCGATAACGAGGTGGAAGCGGCAGGGCTGGAATCGCAGGCCTTCGGCTGGCGCAACAGCCACGGCAGCGGCCGCGGCGCCCACACGATCACCAGCGGTCTGGAGGTGACGTGGACGAAGAACCCCACGCAGTGGTCGAACAACTACTTCGAGAATCTGTTCGGCTTCGAGTGGGAACTGACCAAGAGCCCGGCCGGCGCGCACCAGTGGGTGGCCAAGACGACGGAGGAGATCATCCCCGACGCCTTCGACCCGGCCAAGAAGCACAAGCCGACGATGCTGACGACGGATCTGGCGCTGCGCGTCGACCCGGCATACGAGAAGATCTCGCGGCGGTTCCTCGAGAACCCCGACCAGTTCGCCGATGCCTTCGCCCGCGCGTGGTTCAAGCTGACGCACCGCGACATGGGGCCGAAGGCGCGCTATCTCGGGCCGGAGGTGCCGCAGGAAGATCTGATCTGGCAGGACCCGCTGCCGGCGGTTGATCACCAGCCCATCGACGACATCGACGCGGCGGCGCTGAAGAAGCAGATATTGGCCAGCGGGCTGACGATCCCGCAGCTCGTCTCGACCGCATGGGCCAGCGCCAGCACGTTCCGCGGATCGGACATGCGCGGCGGCGCGAACGGCGCACGCATCCGCCTGTCGCCGCAGAAGGACTGGGCCGTCAATCAACCGGCGCAACTGGCGAAGGTGCTGAAGACGCTCGAAGGCGTGCAGAAGTGGTTCAACGGTAGCGCGACGGGCGGCAAGCGCGTCTCGCTGGCCGACCTGATCGTGCTCGGCGGAAACGCCGCCGTGGAACAGGCGGCGAAGGATGCGGGGCCGGACGTGACGGTCCCCTTCACGCCCGGCCGCACGGATGCCACGCAGGATCAGACGGAAGTGAAGTCGTTCGACGATCTCGAACCCGCCGCCGACGGCTTCCGCAACTACCTCAGCAAGAAGGCGACCTTGCCGGCCGAGCATCTGCTGATCGATCGCGCTCAACTGCTGACGCTGACCGCGCCTGAACTAACGGCCTTGGTCGGTGGCCTGCGCGTGCTGAACGCCAACGAAGGCCAAAGCCAGCACGGCGTCTTCACGAAGACCCCCGGCCGGCTGACGAACGACTTCTTCGTCAACCTGCTGGACATGGGCACCGACTGGAAGCCCACGACCGCCGACAGCGCCCTGTTCGAGGGCCGCGACCGCGAGACCGGCGCCATCAAGTGGACCGCCACCCGCGTCGACCTCGCCTTCGGCGCCGACAGCCGCCTGCGGGCCTTGGCCGAGGTTTACGCCAGCGCCGACAGCGGCAAAAAGTTCACCGCCGACTTCGTGTCCGCCTGGACCAAGGTGATGAACCTGGACCGGTTTGACGTGAAGCAATAA
- a CDS encoding type II secretion system protein: MSHRRKSGFTLVELLVVIGIIALLISVLLPSLNKARQQANLVYCQSNLRQIGQAIMIYGTLSKGRAPWGRVQHVPPASGVGNWVASGRDYSWVDTLSIASLGVKPNPAADQNVQVAAKVFSDVDTTDFSPNIYGTPAYGNHYTGSPRFFGQTAARNPLTSRDFIKPHSLTVKESSSVAIAWDGAQLLHPEWATGSAEVLSNALDGWRITYDHGYLYPKPIDTYFPVNTYGRRIGIAQDGLYSDSALKTNNRDVNNFWSFRIAMRFRHMTNTTANLLFADGHVEARKLGQVTVRDISMNP, from the coding sequence ATGTCGCATCGTCGCAAGAGCGGTTTCACGCTCGTCGAACTCCTCGTGGTCATCGGGATCATCGCGTTGTTGATTTCGGTTTTATTGCCGAGCCTGAACAAGGCGAGGCAACAGGCGAATCTCGTCTACTGTCAGTCCAATCTGCGGCAGATCGGGCAGGCGATCATGATCTACGGCACATTGAGTAAAGGTCGCGCCCCTTGGGGTCGCGTACAACACGTTCCGCCTGCTAGCGGGGTTGGCAACTGGGTGGCTTCGGGCAGGGATTACTCCTGGGTCGACACGTTGTCCATCGCTTCGCTCGGCGTGAAACCGAACCCTGCTGCGGATCAGAACGTGCAAGTGGCGGCAAAGGTGTTCTCCGATGTCGACACAACGGATTTCAGTCCGAATATTTACGGAACTCCCGCTTATGGTAACCACTACACGGGCAGCCCGCGCTTCTTCGGACAGACCGCCGCACGGAATCCGTTGACGTCCCGCGATTTCATCAAGCCGCACAGCTTAACGGTCAAGGAAAGTTCCAGCGTCGCAATCGCGTGGGATGGCGCCCAATTGCTTCATCCGGAATGGGCCACAGGTTCGGCCGAGGTGTTGTCGAACGCGCTTGATGGTTGGCGGATTACGTACGATCACGGCTATCTGTACCCCAAGCCCATCGACACCTACTTTCCGGTCAATACTTATGGTCGTCGCATCGGCATTGCCCAAGATGGTCTCTACAGCGACAGCGCATTGAAGACCAACAATAGAGATGTGAACAATTTCTGGAGTTTCCGCATCGCGATGCGCTTCCGGCATATGACCAACACGACCGCAAACTTGCTCTTCGCCGACGGGCACGTAGAGGCACGCAAATTGGGCCAGGTAACAGTACGAGACATCAGCATGAACCCGTAG
- a CDS encoding S8 family serine peptidase — protein sequence MITVGRTGTLRGQAALAMAVGMVVVAGLAGSAVAQERVRLDAVNDAAVGSGPNILATFNEQAADSINADQVWTGGGLGLNLNGAGVTVGMWDGGSVRASHEDFRTIQSNAGSTRVTNYDPAAIDGHATHVAGTIGAHGYYIAGGVDTRGMANAVAIRSRDFNNDLNEMLADAQNVGLRLSNHSYGFVQGWDSTRDFGGSIGTQYIWYGNRTASGVEDASFGTYGAKSQGIDYILYENPRLLSVWAAGNDRNDEAPSGITSYVAYFPSAPSAGYLAQASGTLGGAGYYHVSTSQYAAPGRDGNGGTGYDSLSSGGQVAKNTLVVGSIIDYTIDPQDGTAVALNAFSSFGPTDDGRLAPHVVANGDGVISTSNESDVAYAISSGTSMAAPGVTGAAALLLQHQRNLRPAGALDPLSSTQKALLVHTATDVVGGGAQVGPDYASGYGLVNTARAASFLTEAMSKPELTRDDHLVESTLSQSEVFSITGLQLTGSEFRATLAWTDLEAQFTQSGLDDASRVLVNDLDLWVTDADGNTYYPWTLNGASPSAAAVQTGRNSLDNLEQVWFDASLLTGSIFSLHVGHTGNLFFAPGSGIFGTQDFSLLFSGVTAVPEPSSLVLVGLGVATLLRRRRQG from the coding sequence ATGATTACTGTAGGACGCACGGGGACGTTGCGCGGTCAGGCTGCGCTGGCGATGGCTGTTGGCATGGTTGTGGTCGCGGGGCTTGCGGGCTCGGCGGTGGCGCAGGAGCGCGTCCGGCTGGATGCCGTAAATGACGCGGCGGTGGGCAGCGGGCCGAATATCCTTGCGACCTTCAACGAGCAGGCGGCCGATTCGATCAACGCCGACCAGGTTTGGACGGGTGGGGGGCTTGGGCTTAACCTGAACGGCGCCGGCGTGACGGTCGGCATGTGGGATGGTGGCTCGGTGCGCGCCAGCCATGAAGATTTCCGCACGATCCAATCGAACGCGGGCTCGACGCGCGTGACGAACTATGATCCTGCCGCCATCGATGGACACGCGACCCACGTCGCCGGCACGATCGGGGCGCACGGGTATTACATCGCTGGTGGCGTCGATACGCGCGGGATGGCCAACGCGGTCGCCATTCGCAGCCGCGATTTCAACAACGACCTTAACGAGATGCTCGCCGATGCCCAAAACGTTGGGCTAAGGCTGTCGAATCACTCCTACGGGTTCGTGCAGGGGTGGGACAGCACGCGGGACTTCGGTGGCTCGATTGGCACCCAGTACATCTGGTACGGGAACCGTACTGCCAGCGGTGTCGAGGACGCCAGCTTCGGCACGTATGGAGCGAAGAGTCAGGGCATCGACTACATCCTATACGAGAACCCGCGCCTGCTGAGCGTGTGGGCTGCGGGCAACGATCGCAACGACGAGGCGCCCAGCGGCATCACCAGCTACGTGGCCTACTTCCCGTCGGCCCCTTCGGCCGGTTACCTGGCTCAGGCAAGTGGCACATTGGGCGGGGCTGGTTATTACCACGTGTCGACCAGTCAGTACGCAGCGCCGGGCCGCGATGGCAACGGGGGCACCGGTTACGACTCGCTGTCCAGCGGTGGGCAGGTCGCCAAGAACACGCTGGTGGTTGGGTCGATCATCGACTACACGATCGACCCGCAAGACGGTACCGCAGTTGCGCTGAACGCGTTCTCCAGCTTCGGCCCGACCGATGATGGCCGTCTTGCCCCACACGTGGTCGCCAACGGCGATGGTGTGATCTCGACCTCCAACGAATCCGACGTCGCCTATGCGATTTCGTCGGGCACGTCGATGGCGGCCCCGGGCGTCACCGGGGCGGCAGCGCTGTTGTTGCAGCATCAGCGCAACCTGCGACCGGCGGGCGCGCTCGACCCGCTCAGTTCGACGCAGAAGGCGCTGCTCGTCCACACCGCCACAGACGTGGTCGGTGGCGGCGCGCAGGTCGGGCCCGACTATGCCAGCGGGTACGGGCTGGTCAACACCGCCCGTGCGGCCTCCTTCCTGACCGAGGCGATGAGCAAACCGGAGTTGACCCGCGACGACCATCTCGTCGAGTCGACGCTGTCGCAGAGCGAGGTCTTCTCGATTACCGGCCTCCAGCTGACCGGTTCGGAGTTCCGCGCCACGCTCGCTTGGACCGACCTGGAAGCCCAGTTCACGCAGTCGGGCCTCGATGACGCGAGCCGTGTGTTGGTGAACGATCTGGACCTTTGGGTGACCGACGCGGACGGCAACACCTACTACCCGTGGACGCTCAACGGCGCCAGTCCGTCGGCCGCGGCGGTGCAGACCGGGCGCAACAGCCTCGACAACCTCGAGCAGGTCTGGTTCGACGCGTCGCTGTTGACGGGGTCGATCTTCTCGCTGCACGTTGGGCACACGGGCAACCTGTTCTTCGCCCCGGGCTCGGGCATCTTCGGCACGCAGGACTTCTCACTGCTGTTCAGCGGTGTGACGGCCGTGCCGGAGCCGTCGTCGCTCGTGCTGGTCGGCCTTGGCGTTGCGACCCTGCTCCGCCGGCGCCGGCAGGGGTAG